One genomic region from Anomaloglossus baeobatrachus isolate aAnoBae1 unplaced genomic scaffold, aAnoBae1.hap1 Scaffold_299, whole genome shotgun sequence encodes:
- the LOC142268113 gene encoding uncharacterized protein LOC142268113, which produces MDSYTNWNKELKDCEGKMTSSLLEKEHLPKLKTSFYVMGSTFLLLCFIFIIVYMLHQGTIVNDVNERTREIQHSRRPRGSETRNLLTENITDNSVEITGNICMGYGTKCCIELHFIHDTDIILHAIAGPKTRFTQLQGEYVHNNKTGTWECSPTDVLYWNIEIRGDEPAVWSGDITNDMIAKGKFGRSKTEILLKTQVFGKILDPSLLSITEGDKDWVKTWNFQITREPVQVQVSVVFTVTNTIVPEIRVSPQTVHNKVNTLPIMLKCNTRLKLPSESLLTWTKNSSFLGSFLNSPTNVIHRGQIGNIRWMDDTFIFSIENPSSRDSGIYQCCVETKTHYRHCKDVSVNIWSAADSACTDTRFMPSSPFQINQFQSKSLLRDGEFMTM; this is translated from the coding sequence atggattcctatacgaactggaataaagaacttaaagactgtgaaggaaagatgacatcaagccttctggagaaagaacatcttcccaagctcaagacaagcttctacgtgatgggatctacgttcctgctgctttgctttattttcatcattgtttacatgttacatcaaggaacaatcgtcaatgatgtgaatgaacggactagagagattcaacattctcgaagaccaagaggatcagagacaaggaacttactgacagagaacatcacggacaattctgtggagataacaggaaatatctgcatgggatatggaacaaaatgttgcattgaattacatttcatacacgacacagacataatattacatgcgattgcaggacctaaaactagattcacacaattacaaggagaatatgtacacaataataaaactggtacatgggaatgttctcctacagatgtactatactggaacatagagatcagaggtgatgaacctgctgtatggtccggtgatattacaaatgacatgattgcaaagggaaagtttggaagatccaaaacagaaattttgttaaaaactcaggtttttgggaaaattctggatccttctttactctccatcacagaaggagataaagattgggtcaaaacatggaatttccagataacacgggaacctgtacaagttcaggtatctgtagtgtttaccgttactaacactatagttccggaaataagggtttcaccacagacagtacataataaagtaaatacattacccataatgttaaaatgtaacacaaggttgaaattgccttctgagtctttgttgacatggaccaaaaattcatcatttttgggaagttttttaaacagtccaactaatgtcattcacagaggtcagattggtaatatcaggtggatggatgatacgttcattttttccatagagaatccatcttccagggactctggaatttaccagtgttgcgttgaaacaaagacacattacagacattgtaaagacgttagtgtgaatatttggtcagcagcagatagtgcatgcacagacacgaggttcatgccgtcttctcctttccaaattaatcaatttcagtctaagtccttattaagggatggagaatttatgacaatg